DNA sequence from the Perca flavescens isolate YP-PL-M2 chromosome 3, PFLA_1.0, whole genome shotgun sequence genome:
AactgatgaaaaataaatgtcaaatgttgtaaaaaaagataaatttgcAATTGATAGAATAATAGATCAATACATGCCATAGCATAGTATTGCTACAGtgttgccacagaaaatatcgtGATACTATGGTGTATAAATATTTTCCCCCACCTCTAGTATTAAcagtaataatacattttatttatataatgctTTTCAAGTTCCTCTAAGACAATTTACAACAAAGCACATTAAACATTTCTCCACCGGTTCTTACAACATAACACAGTTTCGCATAGATGGTTATTTCTAGTTTTTACATCATTTTCCTATACAAATGTATTCACTCTTTAACATTAGTTTAGATTTAACCAAAGATAAGACTTTTACATAAACTACGTATTTTAGACGTTTGCAGTCCATACATTAAAGGGTTGAAGATTGGTTGGCAGGTCAGAAAgtataatgacaaaaaaatgcgcAACATCATGGGTACACTGCTCATATTAAACCTGCTCTGTAATACTTCAAAGGAACACCCAAAAGAAAAGTTGAGTAGAGAAGCGAGGTGAGGTGTGCAGGTACTGACAGCTTTCTGTCTGGTCTGTTTAGAACCAGAATAACACACTTTAAGAATCTTCATGTAGGTGTAAAGAATTAAAATAAGAGGACCAAAGACTATAAGACAAGTGTTAATGAGTCCATAAATGTTATTGACTGTGGTGACAGAGCAGGCCAGTTTGACAACGGAGTAGTTATCACAGTAAACTTTGTTAATGATGTTCCCACACAGCTGTAAAGAGGAACTTAAAGACATCGGGACAGCAATTGCAAAAAATGGTAATAACCATGTTAGAGTAATGAGGACAGTAACCTTGTTAGATGTCATACGTGTGTTATATTGCAGAGGATAACAGATAGCAAGATATCTGTCATAAGACATGATGGATAAGTTACTAAACTCTACACTGCCATAAGTATACACACAGaaaatctgcaggaaacagaagGGAGCAGAAATAATGTGAATGTCAGAGAGGATCTGAACCAGAAGGAATGGAAACAACCCTGTACTACCATACAGTTCATTTACAAACAGGCTGCACAGAAAAAGGTACATAGGTTCATGTAAGCTCCTGTTCATACAGATAACTACAATCAGCAAAAGATTGGTACAAATTATTAAAGTATAAAAACacataatgataaaaaaaagtaagtattTAAAGAGACCAGTATCAAAGTATGCACCAAAAGTGAAATATGAAACCTGTGTAGAGTTTATCATGATCCTCCGTTTGGTTCACAACACAACCTTTCAAGTTTGCACAGTTTGCAACAGTTATCAATGTTACATTTTGTAGGAGGTTAGCAGAAATCAAATTAGTATAAATGTCACATTTACGCTTATTCTGGACTCACATTAACACACAAGCAGTATTCAGCCTTCAAACAGAAATACATAAATTCTTACAATAACACAGACTCTTCAGACTTACCATTTACCTTATTTAAAGTCAATATAATGTTTAGGTTAGAAATGACAGATCCGTCAGTTTATGACATGACGTgaatcatcttacattcatcagCTGTCTAGCTGCAGTCATGCTGTCACTGCTTTAAAACTGAGAGGAAACTCTGTGTCTGCTTCTTTTAAACTCTTCAAGTCAGAGGGTGTGCACATCAGTAGTCAGTCAGGCCTCATTACCACGGGACACATCTAACTGATATCTGAACATCTACTCTAAAAAAACATTggtcagtaaaacaaaaaataagcaAACATTGATTAGTGCGAGTAATCATTTGTCAGTGTTAATAGGCCTAATAtagatatgtttttttatatatagaaACGTTTATACAAAAAGCTGCAATATAATGTGATTCACAAAAGATGAAATATACGGATAAAAAATAGGAGCATTAAAAGGACCGTTAAAACCGAGACTGACCTCCTTTTACAAGCAGTTTCTACGacccatatttacatttattagtAGGTGGCGCCGCACTCTAGTGCCATAGTAGTTATGGCGGGATAAAACCAGGAAGTCATGTAACCTGGTATTAAGACCAAGCAGCATCTTccatagaagtctatgagaaaatgagcctaattctcacttgatttatgacctcagtaaacattttcataatgagttcatggtctcaatcgctagccttgtttgcatttctttaaaccaattggAACAAGTCACAAGTCtattacagttaaaaaaaatttaattagttttaattttagtttaaatttgacttttggATTTTAGTTTGTCAGTTTTATTGCTGACCAAACAAACCATAATATTCACCATTTGATTGTaggaaataaataacaatatccatttttttcaattgctgGACAGGTACTGCACTACATCTATCTGATCCTGGCCCACATCCctgatgtgaaagccccctttCTGCATTAAATTCCAATATATTCTAAACTGTAATCCGCCCtacttgttttttgtctgtatTTGGGGCCGTTTGTGATTACCACACCGTTGGCTATTGTGGCAAGTGGACAACCTGCCTGCCTATTTATATATATCATCAGAATGTGTGATATAGTTAGTGATGATGTAATTACAGGCAATTTGTAATTGATTAACACAATATCACTCAGATTCTGTTTTAATATTTGCCATTTTTTGTATCTACATTAAAAACTTCTTAGATGCAACAATTTAGTAAAGTCAACTTTACAAGTAGATGATTTAACCCTTTAAACTCTGCAATAGAAATACCTACATTCGTATTTTTGTTTCTTGGAGTGTCTTCAAATGCTTCATATCACTAAAATCAGTACATCCTACAATTGtaggccgatatcaaaccttccatttttaagtaaaatcattgaacaagtgttttttcaacaactcaaccttttcttatcactaaacaacagttttgatgccttccagtcaggttttcaaccacaccacagcactgagacggttcttgttaaagtctttaatgacatccacttaaacacagatagtggcaaaatttcagtcttagtattacttgatctcagtgctgcatttgatacggtagaccatgacatattacttgaccgatttgaaaactgggttggcctttcttgctcagtactaaagtggtttgaatcctaaccctaacaacaaaataagttaccatagttatgcggatgatacacaaatttacataacttTATCGCCAGGcgactatagcccaatacaacaactgaatatgtgcattgaacaaattaacgactggatgtgccagaactttcttaaattaaatgaagaaaaaacggaggtggttgtttttggagctaaAGAGGAACGActaaaagtcagcgctcagcttcaaacgaatgttaaaaacaacagacaaagccagaaatcttggtgtagtcatggactcagacctgaattttaaaagccacattaacataattaaaaaatcagcctattatcaccttaaaaatatatcaagggttaaaggacttatgtctcagcaggatctggaaaaacttgtccatgcttttatcttcagtagacttgactactgtaacggtgtctctacaggtctccctaaaaaatcaatcagacagctgcagctgattcagaacgctgctgctcgagtcctcactaaaaccaagaaagtggatcacatcactccagtactgaagtctctacactggcttccagtgcctcaaagaattgatttcaaaatacttttgctggtttataaatcactaaacggtttagggccaaaatacatttctgatctgctaccaCACTATGACCCcgccagacctctcaggtggtctgggacaggtctacttgttgtccccagagtcagaactaaacagggggaagcagcgttcagtttttatgctccacatatctggaacaaactgcaggtccgcaggaactctcagttcttttaaatcaaagctaaagacctatctgtTTTTatcttgcctttctttaaataactgttcattagttatactgaagttgcattgttgAAACTGTGACAATctatattacatgtcatttagctgacccttttatccaaagcgacttacaattgctatatatgtcagaggttgcacgcctctggaggaactaggggttaagtgtcttgctcagggacacattggttgatgtatcgcagtgggaatcgatcCCCTATCTCCCAGAAATGTTTAGCTTACCAAATGACATACAAATATTGATCCTAAGGATTTCTAAATGTAGAACAATTAACActgtctttctttgtctttcttaTGAAGGTGTTTTGTTAGTTTCATCTGCGATAGAATGGTTCATCAATGGTTGTATCGGAAATTGAATAATTGAAAAAACGTCAACAGAGTGGTAAAGTAGATTGTTTCTGCCCTAAACCTATTTATGTCTTCTGACCTGTAAAGGACCACGCTTCTGTCTAAAGTTCATGTCCTGTAGTCTATCTGTAGCACAAAGGGATTCTGACAGCATGCTTCAAGACCTGGGTGCAGTGTTGGGCATGTTATGTCAGGCCTAGGGTTGAGATTCTGCACCAGGGCCCAGAGGGCTTCCCCCTGAGGCCATGGGCTGGCAGTTCCCTCACAAACATACTCCTGCCAGTATCAGAAAACCAATTTTAGTTTTCTTAGAGCCTGATATGATAGGAGATTGCAAACTTTACAATGTTGTGATGTGATGAGGCTTTAGGTAGGTAGGGGGGGATCACAAGAggtatattgcaatttattacctttttccaacttcaaattatgtgCCCAAAGAAAatctttgtcaacatctgttttattttgttaggATAATTATTTTTCAAAGAATGGACAAAATCACTGAAGTTCACTTAAAAGTTTGTTTACTTGCAGCAAGTAgagtcagtttacagcacttCAGCATAAGTACAGAAAAGTGACTGAAGATTGCTCACAACAGTGTCTTTTTAAAGGAGTTGGGAGTCAAGTTAGTTATTCGGTTGATGGAATCAGTAGCTTTTCTTCTTATCTCTGATCAGGCCCGACATCTCCTCCACATTATGGGCTCTGTCCTCAGGGATACATCCTGTGCTCTTTGCAAGGCCACTCAGCTTTCATGATGAACACATGAGAGACAGAAATACTAAAACAGCAGTTTGGATGCAAAtggtttaacaaaaaaaactgaagcaAAAACCGTTCTAAGCATAATTTTTCcgacatatttaaaaaaggtaaatttCTCTGTTCATCtcatttcacttttatttgtGCAAAATGGGATTTTTAGCCTGACCAAAGATGTCAAGAAAACCTAAatcaaatctaaaaaaaagatacattctCATGTGTAATTTATATATTAAAAGATCTGTGTATGgctacagtattgccacagaaaatatcgtGATACTATGGTGGATAAATATTTTCCCCTACCTCTAgcattaacaacaataatacattttatttatatagcacttttcaagtTTCTCAAAGACAATTTACAAGAAAGCACATTAAACAACCTACACATTCATTCACAGGGCTCGCCAACCAGCAAGTTGCTTTTAAACATCAGTTTACATCTTACCAAAGATGAGACTTTTACATAAGCTACGTATTTTAGACATTTGCAGTCCATACATTAAAGGGTTGAAGATTGGTTGGCAGGTCAGAAAgtataatgacaaaaaaatgcgcAACATCATGGGTACACTGCTCATATCAAACCTGCTCTGTACTATTTCAAAGAAAGAACCAAAAGAAAAGTTGATCAGAGAAGCGAGGTGAGGTGTGCAGGTACTGACAGCTTTCTGTCTGGTCTGTTTAGAACCAGAATAACACACTTTAAGAATCATAATGTACGTGTAAAGGATTAAAATGAGAGGACCAAAGACTACAAGACACATATAAATGAGGCCATAAATGTTGTTCACTCTAGTTTCTGAGCAGGCCAGTTTCACAACATAATAGTTGTTACAGTAAACTGTGTTAATGATGTTCCCACACAGCTGTaaagaggaacttaaaaatatTACGACAGCTGTtgcaaaaaatggaaataaccATGTTAGAGCAATAAGCACGGCAACCGCGTTAGACGTCATACATGTGTTATATTGCAGAGGATAACAGATAGCAAGATATCTGTCATAAGACATGATGGATAAGTTAATAAATTGTATAGCTGCATAAgtatacaaacaataaatctgcaggaaacagaagGGAGCATAAATAATGTGAATGTCAGAGAGGATCTGAACCAGAAGGAATGGAAACAACCCTGTACTACCAAACAGTTCATTTACAAACAGGCTGCACAGGAAAAGGTACATAGGTTCATGTAAGCTTCTGTTCATACAGATAACCACAATCAGCAACAGATTGGTACAAATTattaaagcataaaaacacataatgatcaaaaaaaataagtatttaaaGAGACCAGTATCAAAGTATGCACCAAAAGTGAAATATGAAACCTGTGTAGAGTTTATCATGATCATCGGTTTGGTTCACAACACAACCTTTCAAGTTTGCACAGGATGAACAATTTGAGATTTGCAGTATTCAGCCTGCAagcaataaacaaaaaatatttcaaaaacacAGATTCTCCAAACTTACCATTTCCCCTATTTAAACTCAATATAATGTTAAGGTTAGAAATGACAGAACACAGTTAATCACATTGCATGTATCCTTACTTTCATCTGTTGTCTAGTTGCAGTCACGCTGTGACTACTTTGCAGCTGAACTGCACTGAAACTctgtgtgtgcttcttttaaACTCTTCAAGTCAGAGGGTGTGAACATCAGCAGACTGGCCTCATTACCACGGGACACATCTAACTGATGTCTGAACATCCACTCTTAGCatgttaaaaaacaacataGGTAAACCGAGAACCCaaccaacctttaaggacaccaatgttctttgtgaatgaataatgtatcataaataaataaatgttcttccttaaaatacagggggcataagtcagtacatCCCTATGTTAGGCCGGTTagttcatggatccaggatactatgcatcctgataaagttcccttggcctttggaattaaaatagcccccccacatcatcacatacccttcaccataccccccacatcatcacttacccttcaccataccccccacacatcatcacatacccttcaccatacccccacatcatcatatacccttcaccataccccccacatcatcacatacccttcaccatacccccacatcatcacatacccttcaccatacccccacatcatcacatacccttcaccataccccccatcatcacatacccttcaccatacccccacatcatcacatacccttcaccatagccccacatcatcacatacccttcaccatacccccacatcatcacatacccttcaccatacccccacatcatcacatacccttcaccataccccccacacccacatcatcacatacccttcaccatagccccacatcatcacatacccttcaccatagccccccacatcatcacatacccttcaccatacccccacatcatcacatacccttcaccatacccccccacacccacatcatcacatacccttcaccatagccccacatcatcacatacccttcaccatagccccacatcatcacatacccttcaccatacccccacatcatcacatacccttcaccatacccccccccacatcatcacatacccttcaccatacccccacatcatcacatacccttcaccatacccccacatcatcacatacccttcaccatacccccacatcatcacatacccttcaccatacccccccatcatcacatacccttcaccatatacATACACGGCGGAACATGTTCCGGCAGCTCCGACGTTGGATCCGGAATCTTCTTCATTGGCTCCGGCACCTCCTGTGTCACCAGGAAAAATGAAtcgcctaaatgaaaaaaataaactactgtttgtgtagtgttcaatgttgttatctgtcttgttagtctttattccccattgaagttccacaaaaatcttgtgtttgcattttcgatgcgttttgaggtgaattttcagggtaagacggaggggggagagggagggagggagggagggaggggaggcacTTCAACAGCGCGGCGCTGCTCTTCTAGTgacacaagcgcttgtgctgctTGAGATTGCTGTTATAGCCTCATTTAACTCAGGgtgaaatgtcaaaaagacaacaaagtttgctcaactttttcaaatacgctggccagtcggatcccaaacaagcaaaaaacgTTTCTGCCGATCAAGAATGTGGAGACCACGGTGGGTTTCttggttaatttaatagtccgatggataattgctgcttgtgaaaaagattgttgcagtgtattttatttatttattatttaaaattcaGTGCgtgttctgaaataaaaataaatattgccctgatgtacacacagtgttgtttaggtttttttagtcagagaagctacgtaggcagtgtaattttttatttttttttgttccgttACCTCCAACCCCCGTTTTGAGTCGCCCCCCCCTCTGCGCTCCGGGACCTcgcactttacaaattaagcactgtTTACAacccatatttatgtttattggTAGGCAGCATGGTCTAAGCAGAGCGGAGGGAACAAACCCTAACGGCCGGCTgctggctagttagctaacgttagcttgctaattccacccaccAAACATGCCTTCATACTACAATGGTAATTAGCGGTGCAGAGAAAGGTATTACGGTCTTTATATTTAATTTCACGCATATTAGTTTATTAACGTTTTTTTGTGATGTGTAGATATGGAGATATTTAAAAAGACATgttattgttgaaataaatataccaACACAAGAAGTTATTTATATCTCGTACGTTTACGCCATATTATGGACATAAAGTGGAAAAATAGTTATTTAAATCGTTCAAACCTATGTGTTATTTTAGAAAGAACATTTGAAGTTTCGACAGCTCTTATGTGTATTGGATTGATCAGACAAGGTGAAAAAATGAGAAGAGCCTTCTGTGTGTGCTCTCAATCGTTTGTTTGCTTTCCTTAATACCGTTTTCAagctgaacagccaatcagatgaaTTAGCTCTCACCATAACTACCATGTCACTAGAGGGCAGTAGGGTTCCCGGCCCGGGAGTGAAGCAGTAGGCTCCTTTCGGTTCTGCCCCTGATGATTAGAgcaaactgtttttttgtggatATCGTAGCAACATTTGCATCCAGTTTCCATTGTTGAATGACGAATAGATTACCACCGCCTGCTGGTTTGGATAGTTGTTTTCTTCCATGTATGTGCAGAATGTACGTGGTACTTGGCCACCCTGTGTAGTCCCTGCGGTATGTTCAAGTGCTAATTTTTGGACAAGGCAAAGGCCACGTTGACCGACAGGAGGCGACGCCACAGTTGGCCTTCATCGCCACAATTTCCTGGCCGTCGGCGTTGTGTTTCAGGGCCTTTAAACCAAACAGCAACTTACGTGCCTAGAACTAATGCCAATGCATAACTGCCTTAAAACTGCATTCTATTTAATTTCCAACAGGGCATGACTCCACTGTCTCCAAAGAGAAGTCTGTTtttatagaagtctatgagaaaatgagcctactcacttgatttattagcCTACCTCAGTAAACGTTTTCATACTGAGtctatggtctcaatcgctaacATTCGCATTTCCTTAACccaatcagaatcgtcttgggcagcgctaagctccggacacagTACCAATGGCTCTTtgaaatagtctcgggaagtgAAAAGTGGGTAATCAGTGTTGAGATCTATTCAGGTTTAGCGCAAAAAAACAAGTGAGGTCATTTTCCAGTGGGCTGATGACCCACAAAAATGAGCATAAATGTTTGGTTTATGACAAATGGCAGCCAAGAGCAGATGCCTTTGAATTGAAGTCACATTGTCCATGAGGAACATTGTATTTGCGCATAGGGCAATTCATAAGGGTagttgatacatgaaaattttATGGCCAAAGATCCAGATGCGGTGTCAGCCAATTTTGCCGGGGCTTCAACTTCAAATGTCtcgagtgtagccccgaatgtattttgaaaagttgactgaATGATTTTGATTGAAGGTCCTGTGTCGTGACATTTACAGTCTAtagttcagactcaaacacacagagctctTAAGGAGACCTCTGCTatggacatgctgcggcagatgtgacgcatttgtgctccgtgtatttctgccgtagtttcggttttccacctcAGAAGTAGAGGAATGTATAGCCACTTTCCTAGCTAAACTTTGtgtcattcagagaccagagacccaaatggGGCTCAGAGACTGTCAGAACTTCTGAGACCTaccatatcagcagagcaatcacgtaatgcatagcagactatggtgcatgtggattattttctgaaatatagcgactgtattcttgtaatagcctatcaCTTtacttttctcaaaatatccCGACTCCTccaatcacagagaacacagatatattttgaattttcaCATGAAcattgaacatgagcagaaatcttgctcaaacatgtgttaaatattacagtccaggggtttataaaTCATTGAGGTGAACAATTGTCATGTGCACATTTGAGGTCACTTCCCCAACAACAGATGCAAAAtaggagggaagagtaa
Encoded proteins:
- the LOC114549429 gene encoding olfactory receptor 2A12-like, with translation MIMINSTQVSYFTFGAYFDTGLFKYLFFLIIMCFYALIICTNLLLIVVICMNRSLHEPMYLFLCSLFVNELFGSTGLFPFLLVQILSDIHIIYAPFCFLQIYCLYTYAAIQFINLSIMSYDRYLAICYPLQYNTCMTSNAVAVLIALTWLFPFFATAVVIFLSSSLQLCGNIINTVYCNNYYVVKLACSETRVNNIYGLIYMCLVVFGPLILILYTYIMILKVCYSGSKQTRQKAVSTCTPHLASLINFSFGSFFEIVQSRFDMSSVPMMLRIFLSLYFLTCQPIFNPLMYGLQMSKIRSLCKSLIFGKM
- the LOC114552987 gene encoding olfactory receptor 2A14-like translates to MINSTQVSYFTFGAYFDTGLFKYLLFFIIMCFYTLIICTNLLLIVVICMNRSLHEPMYLFLCSLFVNELYGSTGLFPFLLVQILSDIHIISAPFCFLQIFCVYTYGSVEFSNLSIMSYDRYLAICYPLQYNTRMTSNKVTVLITLTWLLPFFAIAVPMSLSSSLQLCGNIINKVYCDNYSVVKLACSVTTVNNIYGLINTCLIVFGPLILILYTYMKILKVCYSGSKQTRQKAVSTCTPHLASLLNFSFGCSFEVLQSRFNMSSVPMMLRIFLSLYFLTCQPIFNPLMYGLQTSKIRSLCKSLIFG